CACCGCGGCCACGAGCGCTTCCGCATTGCCAGCGCCTGCCTGGACGAGCTGAGCTGCGAGTTCCTGCTGGCTGGGGCCggaggggccggggcgggggccgcGCCCGGACCGCATCTCCCCTCACGGGGGTCGGTGCCTGGGGATCCCGTCCGCATCCACTGCAACATCACGGTGAGGACCCCCTCGCGTGCGTGTCTCTGGGGTCCTCTTGTCTGGGACTCGGAATCACCCCACACAGCTTTTTGGTCTCGAAAGACCTGGGAGGCCGAATCCCCTCTCGGGGTTCGGCTCTTTTTCTTCAGGTTGCACTTGTTTCTGACGCTTGAGATTCTGCCATGCACCCAGAATCTCTACCCTTCATAGTCAGGGACACCCTGACATATGGCGCCTCGACTACCCCTTTCTATTACCCACCCACATCGCAAGGTTCATCATTTTGGCTCATTTTGGTTACTTCACGACTTTTCTTGACACTGGGAATGGCCCTCTTCCCCGCGGCCCCCTCACCCCCAAGGTTCCAAGCCTCTTCATTGACTTCAGCTGGAAGGACCTGACTTGGAATTCTGTAGATTTCAGTGATTCCCCCCTTCTCAGCAGTACCTTTCATTTAGGACGTTGCCACCTGTGAGATCCCTGCCCAGGTGTGTCATTCAGCCCCTCTTCCTCTCTGAATTTTACCAGTGATAGTTTGCGATTCACCGACTCCTTTGCTTCCTCTCCTTTGGATTGCCTTTTATTCTGGTGTAACCTCTAACTCTCCTCCTTTTGCCCCAGCTGGTAGCTGCCACTCCCATCCTGTTCCCTATGGATATCTCCAGTTGCCCTGGGTTGTTACCTTTCCTGATAATGATGGTGATGTGCAAGGGCAATCTCATTTGTTCTGAGTGGTAACAGTTCCTTTTCTCCTAGTGAGCATCTTTCCATCCTAGGTGTGCGGGGCTGGGAAGCACCTTACAGGTCTTCTACCTAGGCTATCCTCAAACATTCTGTGAATAGGGTTGGCCTCTGGTAATCTGGGAATACCTGATACTGTGTGGTATGGCACTTAAAATAATTGATTCACCTAGTGTGGTAGTGTTGACCCTGCTGGGAGCACTGGGTAGCGAGCCAGGGGACAGTACTTTATCCAGGCAGGCACACTGCAAGTGGGAGTAGTCTGGAGAAAGACAGACTTGTGAATAGTGTGGCACTTGGGGGCCTGAATTCAATTCACATGGTTCTTGTTTACTATCCCTTTCTTGTATCAAACCAGGTCAAGGTTTGGTGAGGCAAGTCTCAGCTTGGGTTGGATGGTGCCCCACCAAACCTCACGTGTTCCATtttcctctctcactttttttcatACTAAAAAGTCAAGATTGAAGGACTAGGTGTGGCTTTGTGAGCTGACGACTTGAGCATCTTTGATAATTTGTTTTCCTCCAGGATTGAGGATTAGAGCAGTGGCAGAGTTTAAGACCTTTTTAGGAGGTTCCCTTGACGTATGTGGAAACTTCTGGGATTGATTCCTTACCTGAATTATGCTTTCAATTCCTTAAGGGTAGGTTTGCCCCCTTCTACTTGCCTTCCCAGTTGCCAGAGGCCATCTACTGTCTTTGTCCCTGGAAAGAGGTTAGTTTAGAAGATTCTGAGACCCCCTGTGACCACTATAAAGAAGACTTGGTGTGAACTGGCCCCCTTGATTTGGGCAGAGGGGGGAGTCTGGTCAGGCTGCATTTGGCACCACGGTTCAAGAATGCTGGGAATGTTAGCAGCGTAGGCTTCTTTCTCCCAGCCTGCCATGTGGAGCCCTACAGCCTACGCCTGGACTGAGAGGGTGGCAGGTTCCCaaaggagaggtggggagaagtGGCCTTTGAGGGGTTCTGTTAGGAGTGGAGTGGGAAGATTCTTCCTGCCACCCTTTTACTTTCGGGTTTTAGAGACATAATCTAGTTTTTTAATTTCTCCGTCCCTAGCTAAAATGAAAGTAATCTGTGGTCTCTGGTTTTTTTCTGCCAGTGTGATTGTGATGAGGCCATCCTTTCCTCCACTGATTGAGGAGGGTCGGAGGCCTGGGTGTTGGGTGTGGGAGAACTTAAGGTCTGGAGCTTGTTGAGGCAACACAGGAGGTAGGAAGCCATACTCACTGTCAGCACAGTTCGGCTGTGCGGCTTCTCTGATGTTTACTCTTGAAAGAAAAGGACCAGGCTTCTTGGAAAGGGTCATCACAGGGACTTTTTTCTCCTGGTCTGGGATTTGTTGGGAACCTGCCTGCTGAGCTGGGCTTGTATATGTGTGTTGGGGGAAGGGGGCGGATGGTGGAGAGCAAAGGGACTAGAAGTCTTGGGGCATGGAAGGCAGGCAAAACCTAGCTTTCCCCAGGGTCTCCTGTCCTGACTGCTCTCCCTGCTCTTCCCCCCTTAGGAGTCATACCCTGCGGTGCCCCCCATCTGGTCAGTGGAGTCCGATGACCCTAACTTGGCTGCTGTCTTGGAGAGGCTGGTGGACATAAAGAAAGGGAATACTCTGGTGAGGGGGCCAAGGTGTTGAGGAGGGAGTGCATTTTCCTCCTGTGAGACCCATGCCATGAAAACATCCTGTGAAACATGTGTCTGGAAAGTGGGTGGTGCGGTAGCCTGAACACTTGAGGCAGACGTCCTAGGGGAGTTGCTTCCTGAAGCCACAGGGAGAGCCCTGCACCTGACCCAGGATTCGTCCCGTAAGCTCTTCCCCACAGCCCTGTGGTCTGTGAGTTCTAGAGAACTTGGTACCAATTCGGGGGCTGAGATAAGAGCTCACCCGTGTACCTCTCGGtattggggtggggaaggagtgtTTGATGTCACTGTGATCCCCTACCCCAGCTATTGCAGCATCTGAAGAGGATCATCTCCGACCTGTGTAAACTCTATAACCTCCCTCAGCATCCAGATGTGGAGATGCTGGATCAGCCCTTGCCAGCCGAGCAGGTGAGCACCTGAGGGGCTTTGAACCCTGTTAGGCAGAGTTACCCCCACAAACAGCACTCAGGAAATACATGTTAATTGAGGTGAACCTGCAGAAGTTTCTCTGCAGTGCTACTCCAGACATGTACACATATCATGACTCGGCCTACACATAATCATGACTCTGCCTCTTCTCCAGATGTTCGGAATCTAGCTAAATGGGGCACCAGTAACTTCACCCCTCTGATCAAACTCTGTCCTGCGCAAGGTCATccctcggggtgggggggggtggtttaCCCTTAGCAGTAGGTGACCATTGGGGACTGAGGCCCCGTGTTAAGATCCGAGAATGCAATTCAGTCTAGAGATGATTGAGTACAGGGGTTCTTGGGGAGATTAAATGGGGATTTGTGAGTGAGGTGGCAGAAACAGCCATGTGCTTCTCTCATTGGTTGGCGTGTAGTGCACTGGTAGTGAAGGCATCCCTGGACTGTCGATTCCGCGCAGTTCTGACTGGCGGGGAGGCTGGTAGCCTCATGGGCAGGTGCACAGCTTCCAGACCCAGAGGCTCAGGGGAGTAAGTCCGAGGCTACATTCCAGGAAGCCACCAAGGTCTGACCTCCATCTTTTCCCTCCCCACTGCAGTGTACACAGGAAGACGTGTCTTCagaagatgaagatgaagagATGCCTGAGGTAGGCTTCTACCCAAGACGGTACTGGTAGGCCTTTCTTTTGGTCAGCAGCTTTGAGAGCCTGCTATGTACAGAGCTCCAGTCTAGACCCGGGGAGAGAGAAATACCAAATGAATAAAGACAGATGTACTGACCTGGGAGGTTCAGTACAGTGCCCCCCTGGGAGGGGGGCAGCAGTGTAGTAGAGACAGGGCACCCACGTCCAACTGCCAAAGATAGATAAGTGCAAATCTGTTTACACTAAATAGTCACTGTGTTAACCTCAGATGGCTTTGTAGTCAGACCTGAGCTTGCATCCTCTATCTTCCAGCTGTCTTGATTGGGGGATTTTACCTATTCTACTAAAGTACAACTTCTgcagttttcttatttataaaatgggatgTTAATATCTACTACATAGGGTTGTCTTTAAATAAGGCACTGCATGTGAAAGCCTCCATTCAGTACATAAGTGCTAAATGATTGGTGATACTCTCTAAAAACAACTTGGTTAAGAACTTGAACTTCAGAGCCAGGCCAAATTTGATGTGCATCTTAGTTCTATTAAGAGTTGTATGACTTTGTGGGCATGATAACCTCACCTGGACCTCAGCGTTCTCTTTTGTAGTATGGGGGTAATGATAAAATAATGTCATGGTGGTTATAAGAACTAAATGAGCTAGTGTGTCTAGCATCTCAGCAACTAATATAATAATTAGGAAATTAGTATCACCATATCCTGCCAGAGAGAGGAGAACACGATTACTTTGTTTCTCTGCATCCTAGGTTCTGCAACTTCTGTAACTTTGTCAGGGTCTTAAACTGCACAAAGGGCGCAGGATACATGAAGCATTCTCCTGTCAGACTGCAGACAGCCCTCCAAAGTCTGGCTGATACGGGCTCCTCCCCACGTGCAGTGAACTAGTTCCTCACTTCGAGCAGGGTGAATAGGGGCTGGTTCTGTTCTTGACCTCTGCCCTCTGCATTCTGGACCCCCTTCCTTATTTCCATTTTGGCAGTGGGTGCCTCTGCCTATCTCCTCAGTCCCTACACTTGGGAAGGCAGGACGTTTCTCCCTTAAACCTGGAGTCCTGGGAACTCCTGGGCACAGAAGTCACCTGATGAAACATGAGCTTTGAGTCACAGTGTCAGGCCAGAGTCATTCTAGGAATTAAGGAAGAGTTTGTGCTGCCAAAGGAGAGCTGTAGGGATGGTTGGGCCAGGGTAGGTCTGGGGAACAAGAAAGCTGCGTCTCTGCTTGCTTTCCCTAGACCTTTCGTAGCCCTGCAGCTTGAGAACTGAACAGGAGAGATTTGCCTCGTCTTTTAGATTGTGAAGGGAGTGGGGCTGGGAGCTTTCCAGCAGTGGAAAGGGTATTGTACTCACTCGACTGCCAGATAGACTGCAGCTGTCTGTCTTCCTCCACCTGCAGCTCTAAGTCATAtggtactggagaagggaaaggccctTCTCCACAATGCgtgttgcttgcttgcttttatCCCACTCCTACCCCACACATCCCCCTAGGACACAGAAGACCTAGATCActatgaaatgaaagaagaagaGCCAGCTGAGGGCAAGAAATCTGAAGATGATGGCATCGGAAAAGAAAACTTGGCCATactagagaaaattaaaaagaaccaGAGGCAAGATTACTTAAATGTACGTGCCCTCTAGGAGAAGCTGGGCGGAGGGCTTGGCTGGTGCCGGCTGGGAGGTGGTAGGCCATCAGGTGTCAGGGTGGAAACAGTAGCCTCTTTGGCTTGGGTTATCAGTGAGCCTCATCCTTGCCCAACGCCGGGGTATACTGCCGGCCTGCCCCTCAAGCCTAGCACACAACTGTGAGATGTTCTGTCCTCCGTGTCTCCTTTGTAGGGTGCGGTATCTGGCTCGGTGCAGGCTACTGACCGGCTGATGAAGGAGCTCAGGGATATATACCGATCACAGAGTTTCAAAGGTGGTGAGTTTGCCTCACAGACGGCTCTGAACACGGGCTTTTCAGAAAGGACATGGTGGCAGCAGCAGATACAGGGGTGCTGA
This portion of the Cervus canadensis isolate Bull #8, Minnesota chromosome 2, ASM1932006v1, whole genome shotgun sequence genome encodes:
- the UBE2Q1 gene encoding ubiquitin-conjugating enzyme E2 Q1; its protein translation is MQQPQPQGQQQPGPGQQLGGQGAAPGAGGGPGGGPGPGPCLRRELKLLESIFHRGHERFRIASACLDELSCEFLLAGAGGAGAGAAPGPHLPSRGSVPGDPVRIHCNITESYPAVPPIWSVESDDPNLAAVLERLVDIKKGNTLLLQHLKRIISDLCKLYNLPQHPDVEMLDQPLPAEQCTQEDVSSEDEDEEMPEDTEDLDHYEMKEEEPAEGKKSEDDGIGKENLAILEKIKKNQRQDYLNGAVSGSVQATDRLMKELRDIYRSQSFKGGNYAVELVNDSLYDWNVKLLKVDQDSALHNDLQILKEKEGADFILLNFSFKDNFPFDPPFVRVVSPVLSGGYVLGGGAICMELLTKQGWSSAYSIESVIMQISATLVKGKARVQFGANKSQYSLTRAQQSYKSLVQIHEKNGWYTPPKEDG